Proteins from a single region of Rhodospirillales bacterium:
- a CDS encoding FAD binding domain-containing protein produces the protein MREFEYVRAASLGEAVEAFRTSGDAVYLAGGMTLIPTLKQRFASPARLIDLSRIERLRSGVRLEGAELVVGAMTTHDAVARSSEVARSIPALASLAASIGDAQVRNRGTLGGALANNDPAADYAAAALALGATIVTDRRRIPADAFFVALFETALECDEIIVEVSFPVADRAGYAKFRQPASRYALVGVMVAKTYADVRVAVCAASPCVFRAAELESALSESFSTASIARVPILANGLLSDAHGSSSYRAHLIGVMAARAVAAAR, from the coding sequence ATGCGCGAGTTCGAATACGTGCGTGCGGCATCGCTGGGTGAGGCGGTGGAGGCGTTCCGCACCTCCGGCGACGCGGTCTATCTCGCCGGCGGCATGACGCTTATTCCGACGCTCAAGCAACGCTTCGCATCGCCTGCGCGGTTGATCGACTTATCCCGTATCGAGCGGTTACGAAGCGGGGTGAGGCTGGAGGGCGCCGAACTGGTCGTCGGCGCGATGACGACGCACGATGCCGTCGCGCGATCTTCCGAGGTCGCGCGGAGCATTCCGGCGCTCGCCAGCCTCGCCGCCAGCATCGGCGACGCGCAGGTGCGTAATCGCGGCACTCTCGGCGGCGCGCTGGCCAATAACGACCCGGCGGCCGACTATGCCGCCGCCGCGCTGGCACTCGGCGCCACCATCGTCACCGACCGCAGGCGCATCCCCGCCGATGCCTTTTTCGTCGCGCTGTTCGAAACCGCCCTGGAGTGTGACGAAATCATCGTCGAGGTCTCCTTTCCCGTCGCCGACAGAGCGGGCTATGCGAAGTTCCGCCAGCCGGCGTCGCGATACGCGCTTGTCGGCGTCATGGTGGCGAAAACGTACGCGGACGTGCGGGTGGCCGTGTGCGCAGCGAGTCCCTGCGTCTTCCGCGCGGCGGAGCTGGAATCGGCCCTGTCGGAGTCGTTCTCGACCGCTTCAATCGCGCGCGTCCCGATTCTGGCAAACGGACTGCTGTCCGACGCCCACGGCTCCAGCTCCTATCGCGCCCACCTCATCGGCGTCATGGCCGCGCGCGCGGTAGCGGCGGCGCGCTAG
- a CDS encoding (2Fe-2S)-binding protein produces MIDVSLTINGAPVRHVVEPNMLLVDFLREHLGLTGTHVGCDTSQCGACVVHVDGRSIKSCSMLVVQADGCSVLTVEGLAHDGVLHPLQQAFHRHHALQCGFCTPGMLMSALDLLQRTQSPSDAEIHDALEGNFCRCTGYVNIVDAIRSAGEAPCPPGSGVSGGAD; encoded by the coding sequence ATGATCGATGTCAGTCTGACGATCAACGGAGCGCCGGTCCGCCATGTGGTCGAACCGAACATGCTCCTTGTCGATTTCCTGCGCGAGCATCTGGGCCTGACCGGCACGCACGTCGGATGCGATACCAGTCAGTGTGGCGCGTGCGTCGTGCATGTGGATGGGCGCAGCATCAAGTCGTGCTCGATGCTCGTCGTTCAGGCGGATGGCTGCTCCGTCCTCACCGTCGAAGGACTGGCGCATGACGGCGTCCTGCACCCCCTCCAGCAAGCGTTTCACCGCCACCACGCGCTGCAATGCGGCTTTTGCACACCGGGAATGCTGATGAGCGCGCTTGACCTCCTGCAACGCACACAATCGCCCAGCGATGCGGAAATCCATGACGCCCTCGAGGGAAACTTCTGCCGGTGCACCGGCTACGTTAATATCGTCGATGCCATCCGCTCCGCTGGCGAAGCGCCATGTCCGCCCGGGTCCGGCGTGAGCGGCGGCGCCGATTGA
- a CDS encoding carbon monoxide dehydrogenase subunit G: MQMSAQRRLPAGRATVWTALNDLETLRESIPGCEKLAWTGDDRLAAEVTTKVGPIQARFRGTLVLSEQDPPSRLRLTGEGQGGSAGFATGSALISLDPDGEDGEETMLSYVVEATVGGKLAQVGARLIDAAAARLADQFFDRFTAIIAASPSPPQTEDHLRRGLGPALWVPALIVAVLAMVYFFGRS; the protein is encoded by the coding sequence ATGCAGATGTCTGCGCAGCGACGACTGCCCGCTGGCCGCGCAACTGTTTGGACCGCACTCAACGACCTCGAAACGCTGCGGGAGAGCATTCCCGGCTGCGAGAAACTGGCGTGGACGGGAGACGACCGCCTCGCCGCCGAGGTAACGACGAAGGTCGGCCCAATCCAGGCCCGTTTTCGCGGCACGCTGGTCCTGAGCGAGCAAGACCCGCCAAGCCGACTTCGCCTGACCGGCGAGGGTCAGGGTGGATCGGCCGGCTTCGCTACGGGTTCGGCGTTGATCAGTCTCGATCCCGATGGCGAAGACGGAGAAGAGACGATGCTGTCCTATGTCGTTGAGGCGACGGTGGGCGGAAAGCTCGCGCAAGTCGGCGCCCGACTGATCGATGCCGCCGCCGCGCGACTCGCCGATCAGTTCTTCGACCGTTTCACCGCGATCATCGCCGCCTCCCCGTCGCCGCCGCAGACCGAGGACCACCTGCGCCGTGGCCTGGGACCGGCGCTGTGGGTACCGGCGCTGATCGTAGCCGTACTGGCCATGGTCTACTTTTTTGGACGGTCATAA
- a CDS encoding peroxiredoxin — protein MLTIGDKFPEFDLKAVVSLDPRTAFTELSEKSNPGKWKVIFFWPKDFTFVCPTEIAAFGKINGEFDDRDTVVYGASTDSEFVHLAWRQNHADLKDLPFPMLADIKRELSEALGILDKSEGVCLRATFIVDPEGVIRFVSVNDLSVGRNPQEVLRVLDALQTDELCPCNWQKGDDVLKVA, from the coding sequence ATGTTAACGATTGGTGACAAATTTCCTGAATTCGACCTGAAGGCTGTGGTTTCCCTTGATCCAAGGACTGCCTTCACCGAGCTATCCGAAAAGTCAAATCCGGGGAAGTGGAAAGTTATATTCTTTTGGCCGAAGGATTTCACTTTCGTGTGCCCGACGGAGATTGCCGCGTTTGGCAAGATCAACGGCGAGTTCGACGACCGGGATACGGTCGTCTACGGTGCCTCGACCGACAGTGAATTCGTCCATCTGGCATGGCGGCAGAACCATGCCGACCTGAAAGATCTGCCGTTTCCGATGCTCGCCGATATCAAGCGTGAACTCAGCGAGGCGCTCGGCATCCTCGACAAGTCGGAGGGTGTCTGCCTGCGTGCGACCTTCATCGTCGATCCCGAAGGCGTGATCCGCTTCGTGTCTGTCAATGATCTCAGCGTCGGCCGCAATCCGCAAGAAGTGCTGCGGGTTCTGGATGCGCTGCAGACCGACGAGCTTTGTCCGTGTAATTGGCAGAAGGGCGACGACGTACTCAAGGTGGCGTAA
- a CDS encoding carboxymuconolactone decarboxylase family protein: protein MSIESLKNALPEYAKDLKLNLSALATEVALDEQKRAGTFVASALAARNPVVIEAILSEFAPKMSEAALGAAKAAAAIMAMNNIYYRFVHLVEAKDYKTLPAKLRMNIIGRPGVEKVDFELWSLAVSAINGCGMCLEAHEHELRKAGLSVEQVQAAVRIAAVVHAVAVTLEGEAVAANLAVAAA, encoded by the coding sequence ATGTCGATTGAATCATTGAAAAATGCCCTGCCGGAGTACGCCAAGGATCTCAAGCTCAACCTGTCGGCGCTGGCAACCGAGGTCGCGCTCGATGAGCAGAAGCGGGCGGGAACCTTTGTCGCCTCGGCGCTCGCCGCGCGCAACCCCGTCGTTATCGAAGCGATCCTGAGCGAATTCGCCCCGAAGATGAGCGAAGCGGCACTGGGTGCGGCGAAAGCGGCAGCGGCGATCATGGCGATGAACAATATCTATTATCGCTTCGTGCACTTGGTCGAGGCGAAGGATTACAAGACGCTTCCCGCAAAGCTGCGGATGAACATCATCGGCCGTCCCGGAGTTGAAAAGGTCGATTTCGAGCTGTGGTCACTGGCGGTCTCGGCGATCAACGGCTGTGGTATGTGCCTGGAGGCGCACGAACACGAATTGCGCAAGGCGGGCCTCAGCGTCGAGCAGGTTCAAGCGGCGGTCAGGATTGCTGCTGTGGTTCACGCCGTGGCTGTTACACTAGAAGGCGAAGCCGTGGCAGCGAACCTTGCGGTCGCCGCGGCTTGA
- the ftsH gene encoding ATP-dependent zinc metalloprotease FtsH: protein MKIQGNTILWILVGIVLIGLFAQTRESSESASDSQISYSDFLASVGQGQVVGVTIRGQEVLGTMQDGRAVRVYVPDGADIVPALTEKGVRIQASPPPQPSFLMSLLISSFPVLLLIGVWVYFMRRMQGGPGGVLGFGKSRARLMQQDQKRVTFADVAGIDEAKQELEEIVEFLRDPHKFQRLGGKIPKGCLLIGPPGTGKTLLARAIAGEANVPFFTISGSDFVEMFVGVGASRVRDMFEQAKRNAPCIVFIDEIDAVGRHRGTGLGGGHDEREQTLNQLLVEMDGFEANEGVILIAATNRPDVLDPALLRPGRFDRQVVVPNPDILGREQILKVHLRKVPIAPNVEARVIARGTPGFSGADLANLVNEAALLAARANRRLVTMADLEAAKDKVLMGAERRSMVMTEHEKELTAYHEAGHALVGLYVPGNDPLHKVTIIPRGRALGVTMNLPERDRYTFRKSEIEARLAMMFGGRVAEQLIFGVANVTTGAANDIHQATDMARRMVTEWGMSDVLGRLRYSDNEEEIFLGRSITRTHNVSEDTSRLIDSEVHRIIEHAEATARTVLSERIDDLNVLARALLEYETLSGDEAARILRGEPIDRSDPSDSGGPPGRRSSVPTGGSTAKRPGGAHPSGGSVPGFQPQG, encoded by the coding sequence ATGAAGATACAAGGCAATACGATCCTTTGGATTCTGGTCGGTATCGTCCTGATCGGTCTGTTCGCCCAGACGCGCGAATCGTCCGAGAGCGCTTCCGATTCGCAAATATCCTATTCGGATTTCCTGGCCAGCGTCGGCCAGGGGCAGGTTGTCGGCGTGACTATCCGTGGTCAGGAGGTTCTGGGGACAATGCAGGACGGGCGGGCGGTCCGGGTGTACGTGCCGGATGGCGCCGACATCGTGCCGGCACTGACCGAAAAGGGCGTGCGCATCCAGGCATCGCCGCCGCCCCAGCCAAGCTTTTTGATGTCGCTGCTGATTTCGTCGTTCCCGGTGCTGCTGCTGATCGGCGTATGGGTCTACTTCATGCGGCGGATGCAGGGCGGGCCAGGCGGTGTGCTCGGCTTCGGCAAAAGCCGTGCCCGCTTGATGCAACAGGACCAAAAGCGCGTAACCTTCGCCGATGTCGCTGGCATTGACGAGGCGAAGCAGGAACTCGAGGAGATCGTCGAGTTTCTGCGAGATCCACACAAATTCCAGCGCCTCGGCGGCAAAATCCCCAAGGGCTGCCTGCTGATCGGACCGCCAGGAACGGGCAAGACCTTGCTCGCCCGCGCCATCGCCGGCGAGGCAAACGTGCCGTTCTTCACCATCTCCGGCTCCGATTTTGTCGAGATGTTCGTGGGCGTCGGCGCCTCGCGCGTGCGCGATATGTTCGAGCAGGCTAAGCGTAACGCGCCCTGTATCGTCTTCATCGATGAAATCGACGCCGTCGGTCGTCACCGCGGAACGGGTCTTGGCGGTGGTCATGACGAGCGCGAGCAGACCCTCAACCAGTTGCTGGTCGAGATGGACGGCTTCGAGGCCAACGAGGGGGTGATTCTGATCGCCGCGACCAACCGGCCCGACGTGCTCGACCCGGCGCTGCTGCGTCCCGGCCGGTTTGACCGTCAGGTCGTGGTGCCGAACCCGGATATCCTCGGCCGCGAGCAGATTCTCAAGGTGCATCTGCGCAAGGTGCCGATTGCTCCGAACGTGGAGGCTCGGGTCATTGCCCGCGGCACGCCGGGCTTTTCCGGCGCCGATCTCGCCAACCTGGTCAATGAGGCGGCGTTGCTGGCGGCGCGCGCCAATCGTCGTTTGGTCACGATGGCGGACCTCGAGGCGGCGAAGGACAAAGTGCTAATGGGCGCCGAGCGCCGCTCGATGGTGATGACCGAACACGAAAAGGAGCTGACGGCTTACCATGAGGCCGGCCATGCCCTCGTCGGACTTTACGTGCCGGGCAATGATCCATTGCACAAGGTGACGATCATTCCGCGTGGGCGGGCGCTGGGGGTGACGATGAATCTGCCCGAGCGCGACCGCTACACGTTCCGCAAGTCGGAAATCGAGGCGCGCCTTGCGATGATGTTCGGCGGGCGGGTGGCCGAGCAGTTGATCTTCGGCGTCGCCAACGTCACCACCGGTGCCGCCAACGACATCCACCAGGCGACCGATATGGCGCGGCGGATGGTGACCGAGTGGGGAATGAGCGATGTACTTGGCCGCTTGCGCTACAGCGATAACGAGGAGGAGATTTTTCTCGGCCGCTCGATCACCCGCACGCATAACGTCTCCGAAGACACCTCGCGGCTGATCGATTCCGAGGTGCATCGCATCATCGAGCACGCGGAGGCGACGGCGCGCACCGTTTTGAGCGAGCGGATCGACGACCTGAACGTGCTCGCCCGGGCTCTCCTCGAATACGAAACCCTATCGGGCGACGAAGCCGCGCGTATCCTTCGCGGCGAACCCATCGATCGCAGCGATCCGTCGGACTCTGGAGGTCCTCCGGGCCGGCGGAGCTCGGTACCGACGGGAGGATCGACGGCGAAACGGCCAGGGGGAGCTCACCCGTCGGGGGGCAGCGTTCCTGGTTTTCAGCCGCAGGGGTAG
- a CDS encoding cytochrome b/b6 domain-containing protein, translated as MAGNGTAPVRTTGEARTSNVITTGKTMATAKVIRVWDIPTRVFHWSLVLLIAFSFYTGNVGGLREMDLHKLSGYAILALVTFRVVWGVIGSPRSRFADFVRRPGTILAYLRELRSAHRPAVGHNPLGALSVLALLASLAVQAVTGLFEQADIFTKGPLVKYVSQATSNVLTTMHEVNANVLYVLIAAHLAAVMGYLLVKKENLIRPMLNGRKPVGGGLAADDDTPFVSIWRAVVVLIVAAIAVWFVVTY; from the coding sequence ATGGCAGGAAACGGAACGGCGCCGGTTCGCACCACCGGCGAAGCTCGTACGTCCAATGTGATTACGACGGGCAAAACGATGGCGACGGCGAAGGTCATCCGTGTCTGGGACATTCCGACGCGGGTGTTCCACTGGAGTCTGGTGCTCCTCATCGCCTTCAGCTTTTATACCGGCAACGTCGGCGGTCTGCGGGAAATGGACCTGCATAAACTGTCGGGATACGCAATTCTCGCCCTCGTCACCTTCCGGGTGGTATGGGGTGTTATCGGCAGCCCAAGGTCACGGTTTGCCGATTTCGTCCGTCGCCCGGGCACCATTCTCGCTTATCTGCGGGAGCTGCGGTCCGCCCATCGACCAGCGGTAGGACACAATCCGCTGGGCGCCTTATCGGTGCTGGCGCTGTTAGCAAGCCTTGCCGTCCAGGCCGTCACCGGACTGTTCGAGCAGGCCGACATTTTCACCAAGGGGCCACTGGTCAAATACGTCTCGCAAGCGACAAGCAACGTTTTGACGACCATGCATGAAGTCAACGCCAACGTGCTCTATGTCCTGATTGCGGCGCATCTCGCGGCGGTTATGGGCTACCTGCTGGTCAAAAAGGAAAATTTGATTCGCCCGATGCTGAACGGCCGCAAGCCCGTTGGCGGTGGGCTTGCGGCCGATGACGATACACCGTTCGTATCGATCTGGCGGGCGGTCGTAGTGCTGATCGTCGCCGCGATCGCGGTCTGGTTCGTCGTCACCTACTGA
- a CDS encoding cytochrome c produces the protein MTHSASWTTRIVIACGCALVSSAAFADQAKIDYRKSVMEAIGGHTSALAAIIRGNVPYTEDASVHAKAIAPLAKLSTHIFPEDSKTGKTEALAAIWEKPDAFKKAMDSFQEAADKLALAADDEPKVLAAALGGLGKTCKGCHDDFREKDKD, from the coding sequence ATGACCCATTCAGCATCTTGGACGACCCGCATCGTGATTGCCTGCGGGTGCGCCCTCGTCTCGAGCGCAGCCTTCGCCGATCAGGCCAAGATCGATTACCGTAAGTCGGTCATGGAAGCGATTGGCGGCCACACCTCGGCGCTTGCCGCGATTATCCGGGGAAACGTTCCTTACACCGAAGATGCATCGGTGCACGCCAAGGCCATCGCGCCACTGGCAAAGCTCAGCACCCATATCTTCCCCGAAGATTCGAAAACCGGAAAGACGGAAGCGCTTGCGGCGATCTGGGAAAAACCGGACGCGTTCAAGAAGGCGATGGACTCCTTCCAGGAGGCCGCCGACAAGCTCGCTCTGGCTGCTGACGATGAGCCGAAAGTTCTCGCCGCGGCGCTGGGCGGCCTCGGCAAGACGTGCAAGGGCTGCCACGATGACTTCCGCGAGAAAGACAAGGATTAA
- a CDS encoding TIGR00730 family Rossman fold protein translates to MTDIRSLCVLCGSREGTDPAHRAAAIRLGTLLAERGVRLVYGGGSIGLMGTIADAVINAGGEVVGVIPKFLIRSEIGHRRLTELVVTSSMHDRKRRMFDMADAFVVLPGGLGTLDETFEIITWKQLRLHQAPIIVLDVNGYWAPLSALIAATISGGFAAAAVADLISVVETPEQVFDVLASAPPSREEALSNQL, encoded by the coding sequence ATGACGGATATCCGCTCTCTGTGCGTGCTCTGCGGATCGCGAGAAGGTACCGACCCGGCCCATCGGGCGGCGGCCATCCGCCTGGGAACGTTGCTAGCGGAACGTGGCGTGCGGCTTGTCTACGGCGGCGGTTCCATCGGGCTCATGGGCACGATTGCCGATGCCGTCATCAACGCTGGCGGCGAAGTGGTGGGCGTGATCCCGAAGTTTCTGATTCGCTCGGAGATCGGGCATCGGCGGTTGACCGAGCTCGTCGTCACCTCCAGCATGCACGACCGCAAGCGTCGCATGTTCGATATGGCGGACGCCTTTGTCGTGCTTCCCGGAGGGCTCGGCACGCTTGACGAGACCTTCGAGATCATCACCTGGAAGCAACTCCGCCTCCATCAGGCGCCGATCATCGTGCTCGACGTCAACGGCTACTGGGCGCCTCTCTCCGCGCTGATCGCCGCCACGATTTCCGGCGGATTCGCCGCTGCGGCCGTCGCCGACCTGATCTCTGTCGTCGAAACTCCGGAACAGGTTTTTGACGTTCTGGCAAGCGCGCCGCCGTCGCGCGAGGAAGCGCTTTCGAACCAGCTTTAA
- a CDS encoding NADP-dependent isocitrate dehydrogenase, with protein sequence MKKIKVAKPIVDLDGDEMTRVIWQYIKDKLIVPYLDVDIRYFDLGMEHRDATDDRVTIDAAEAIKEHGVGVKCATITPDEARVAEFGLKKMWKSPNGTIRNILGGTVFRQPIICNNVPRLVPGWTKPIVIGRHAFGDQYRATDFVVPSEGKLTIKFTPSDGSAPIEQEVFAFPGGGVAMAMYNLDESIRGFARACMNYGLDIGWSVYLSTKNTILKAYDGRFKDLFAEIYDAEFKAKFEAKGIVYEHRLIDDMVASALKWDGGFVWACKNYDGDVQSDSVAQGFGSLGLMTSVLMTPDGKTIEAEAAHGTVTRHFRQHQQGKPTSTNPIASIFAWTRGLHYRGTFDDTPEVVRFAHALEEVCVETVESGAMTKDLAILIGPDQPWMTTEQFLAKLDENLQKKMA encoded by the coding sequence ATGAAAAAGATTAAGGTCGCTAAACCGATCGTTGATCTCGATGGCGACGAGATGACCAGAGTTATCTGGCAATACATCAAAGATAAGCTGATTGTTCCTTATCTTGATGTCGACATCCGGTATTTTGACCTGGGGATGGAGCATCGGGACGCGACCGACGATCGAGTGACGATTGATGCCGCCGAAGCGATCAAGGAACATGGCGTCGGGGTAAAGTGCGCGACGATCACGCCTGACGAGGCACGCGTTGCCGAGTTTGGCCTGAAGAAGATGTGGAAGTCGCCAAACGGCACCATTCGCAACATCCTGGGCGGCACCGTTTTCCGTCAGCCGATCATTTGCAACAATGTCCCGCGCTTGGTTCCCGGCTGGACAAAGCCGATCGTCATCGGCCGTCACGCCTTCGGCGATCAGTATCGGGCGACCGACTTCGTCGTTCCAAGCGAGGGCAAGCTGACGATCAAGTTCACCCCCTCTGACGGCAGTGCGCCGATCGAGCAGGAAGTCTTTGCCTTTCCCGGCGGCGGCGTCGCCATGGCGATGTACAACCTCGATGAATCGATCCGCGGTTTTGCCCGTGCCTGCATGAACTACGGTCTGGACATCGGCTGGTCGGTGTACCTGTCGACCAAGAACACCATCCTCAAGGCCTACGACGGCCGCTTCAAGGATCTTTTCGCCGAGATCTACGACGCGGAATTCAAGGCGAAGTTTGAAGCCAAGGGAATCGTCTACGAGCACCGCCTGATCGACGACATGGTCGCCTCGGCGCTGAAGTGGGACGGCGGCTTCGTTTGGGCCTGCAAGAACTACGATGGCGACGTGCAGTCGGACTCGGTGGCGCAGGGCTTCGGCTCGCTCGGCCTGATGACATCGGTGCTGATGACGCCGGACGGCAAGACCATCGAAGCTGAGGCGGCGCATGGCACGGTCACCCGCCACTTCCGCCAGCATCAGCAGGGCAAGCCGACGTCGACCAATCCCATCGCTTCGATCTTCGCCTGGACGCGCGGGCTGCACTACCGCGGTACCTTCGACGACACGCCCGAGGTGGTTCGCTTCGCCCATGCCCTTGAGGAGGTCTGCGTCGAGACGGTGGAAAGCGGTGCGATGACCAAGGATCTCGCGATCCTCATTGGTCCGGACCAGCCGTGGATGACCACTGAGCAGTTTCTCGCCAAGCTCGACGAGAACTTGCAGAAGAAGATGGCCTGA
- the rpmB gene encoding 50S ribosomal protein L28, producing the protein MARRCPITGKGVLTGNNVSHANNKTRRRFLPNLQPASLMSDTLGRPVTLRVSTHGLRTIEHRGGLDLYLTKAKSAELTPELRRLKRLIRRAGVSADA; encoded by the coding sequence ATGGCACGGCGCTGCCCGATTACCGGAAAAGGCGTGCTGACCGGTAACAACGTCAGCCACGCCAACAACAAGACCCGTCGTCGCTTCCTGCCGAACCTGCAGCCGGCATCGCTGATGAGCGATACGCTCGGACGACCGGTTACCTTGCGTGTCTCGACCCACGGGCTGCGTACGATCGAGCACCGCGGTGGCTTGGATTTGTACTTAACCAAGGCCAAGAGTGCTGAGTTGACCCCCGAACTTCGTCGGCTCAAGCGGCTCATCAGGCGTGCCGGCGTTAGCGCCGACGCTTAA
- a CDS encoding folate-binding protein YgfZ, with product MTSPLCVPLPDRAVLTVGGPDASTFLQGLISNDITRVSPSHAIWAAFLTPQGKYLHDFFICTMGEALLLDVEASRAPDLVRRLTMYKLRSRVSIGAAIPEMAVWALTGPGAAEAFDLPPAEAGTAQALAGGVVFIDPRLADAGARAVLPTATGASPLLERGFGTGVADDYDRSRIALGLPDGSRDISIDKSLLLECGFDELHGIDWQKGCFLGQELTARTRYRGLVKRRLVPMRVEGPRPAPGTPILVGDKPVGEVRSGSGDLALASIRLDALGEISAGEGRIAIGDAHISPQLPSWMRI from the coding sequence ATGACCTCACCCCTCTGCGTTCCGCTCCCCGATCGTGCCGTGCTCACGGTTGGGGGCCCCGACGCAAGCACGTTCCTGCAAGGCTTGATTTCCAACGATATCACCCGTGTCAGTCCAAGCCACGCCATCTGGGCGGCATTTCTTACGCCTCAAGGCAAATACCTGCATGACTTCTTCATCTGCACGATGGGCGAAGCTCTGCTCCTCGACGTCGAAGCCTCGCGGGCCCCGGATCTCGTGCGCCGCCTCACCATGTACAAGCTGCGATCACGCGTGAGCATTGGCGCGGCGATACCCGAGATGGCCGTCTGGGCACTGACCGGTCCCGGCGCCGCTGAGGCGTTCGACCTGCCGCCGGCCGAGGCGGGCACGGCGCAAGCGCTTGCCGGTGGTGTCGTCTTTATCGACCCCCGTCTCGCCGATGCGGGAGCGCGCGCGGTGCTGCCCACCGCCACGGGCGCATCGCCTCTGCTCGAACGCGGTTTCGGCACAGGCGTCGCGGACGACTATGACCGAAGCCGGATCGCCCTCGGGCTGCCCGATGGTAGCCGGGACATCAGCATCGATAAATCCTTGCTGCTGGAATGCGGATTTGACGAATTGCACGGCATCGACTGGCAGAAGGGATGCTTCCTCGGCCAGGAATTGACCGCGCGCACGCGCTATCGCGGTCTGGTCAAGCGGCGATTGGTCCCCATGCGTGTCGAGGGGCCGCGCCCCGCGCCCGGCACGCCCATCCTCGTCGGCGACAAGCCCGTCGGCGAAGTCCGCTCAGGAAGCGGAGACTTGGCGCTCGCTTCGATCCGGCTCGACGCCCTGGGAGAGATCTCAGCAGGCGAAGGCCGCATCGCTATTGGCGACGCTCACATCTCCCCGCAACTGCCGTCATGGATGCGAATTTGA
- a CDS encoding YdcH family protein, with product MSLQDRIEALKAKHHALEEAIETENNRPRPDESEISRLKKQKLQIKDEIANLSHPH from the coding sequence ATGAGCCTGCAGGATCGCATCGAAGCATTGAAGGCCAAGCATCATGCCCTCGAGGAAGCGATAGAAACGGAGAATAATCGGCCGCGCCCGGATGAGTCAGAGATCTCAAGGCTGAAAAAGCAAAAATTACAAATTAAGGACGAAATCGCCAATTTAAGCCATCCCCATTAG